Proteins from a single region of Nomia melanderi isolate GNS246 chromosome 11, iyNomMela1, whole genome shotgun sequence:
- the Sur gene encoding sulfonylurea receptor isoform X3 codes for MLILLVLFLEVCESFLTTTSLSSIFTILAVLCCWILHRQTEINGGYGIAFSAGIFAAIGLARAWKCTYLSGYGLSIGHVRLATGAASAILCGSFAVLDSYTFYLTTRRRRRYLIRQDLDGARTVYRHSGAPFISRITFHWVINLLSKGYAAPLESQDLGELPVEESAARQFEKFRRVYDQERGKARLSLWRCFWKRVWLPFAVGGLLKLLGDATTLVGPMTISKILDYVSASQNGTVHRYHRSAMTFSEVLQNGYFLALLVFVFALLQSTLSQASTHVLCVEGIRLKTSLQALLYDKALRLCSWSIDDDCEKDGEQQKSQQTADMGTLTNLVSEDAYNLMSFFWIGHYTWAIPLKITVIVFLLYTKLGISAIIGALCCILLVTPMQLLLGKKMSENYKSITNRSDARLRLVNEVLQGMKLVKLRAWEDIFEKKIRGTRNEELKMLDKDSFYWTLINFLSHASSVLTTLFTFGAYYWLEDRSLEAGNVFASLALFSQLTVPLLIFPVMMPIIINAMVSTTRMEDFLQLPEMVNVLPDPSDGRSDNIDNTSSRTNSMDENTAASTKVHSAATFGSLDNIEEDEEDGQSCGFREYNPDIGSSTDTVFEKDPVIPVLRMESCVFSWGSEEGQLSIRELSFPSGQLTMIVGKTGSGKTSLLLGMLGEIQRTSGTVEWINRGSRITYVAQRPWLLNATLRDNVLFGSAYKPRRYRSVLKACALLPDVEILPGHDFTRIGEKGINLSGGQKQRVAIARAIYSDADVVIMDDPLSALDHQVGQQIFDQGIRKLLLRSGRTVIMVTHRLELLSTAHQVIVMDDCQVRATGTKATIENSYPGIASEWREAATRHHDERRPHRPAKDWWSLLRLVSRIGINVRSKQATDGSWITEQGAHVNPPVFVPLRMQRTTLSGSRYLAPDLTDLPVSTEEWNVAKKQSKSHRNAARSSSLQPQRRPPPVLRQSSTPTMLESGNIIPRKRNNTFVGEQTSGVFRQIFSGRIVSPHPDEMNRDKSVLRRLMPSNSSKQMQYNIKRSNRIQEDNHLPVERLISVESKGTADTSDTEEKCYDVEDHDESLYEDNSGMVTRMICMDYSKAGGWIPGLIYVGMAILCQIVRVYTDLWLSRWTDQERDTWTRGEQNMTWFYFRVYLILSAASILLSFACNAVGQWTGARARRKLHEEAICRLLRVPLSFFECNPVGKILNRFSADIGVIDKKISTSIQRLTFFVLLCGSAMTVNVIISPWFLVAALPTCAVYYLVQRFYRRSARHLQRLDGSTRWPIATHFSETLSGLATLRASKQENRFMAQATKCLDTNTNAFLLLNASSRWLGIALDYLGAIIVVTATFAALISAELYPNRVTPALVGLAINYTLLVPIYLNWVVKFTAEIEMYMGSVARISAYSHADIENYQEEGFQVPEDWPSKGEIVFDNVSLMYYSQREPVITNLTLKIPAGQKIGVCGRTGSGKSSTMMSLFRLVEIIEGTVLIDGVDIRQVPLRLLRSRLSAIPQDVIMFGGTIRENLDPLSEHEDQELWTALEVAQIKDTVAAHPEGLSFEVREGGENFSSGQLQLLCMARAMLRKSSIVVLDEATSALDAATEKSLLKTVSTAFENRTVIVIAHRAAALLDCDRIIVFHEGRIVEEGSPMELSRQRDGFFANMLKSSKRKEEESTR; via the exons ATGTTGATCTTGCTGGTCCTTTTCCTGGAGGTCTGCGAGTCCTTTCTGACGACCACATCCTTGTCGTCCATTTTCACGATTTTAGCGGTCCTCTGCTGCTGGATCCTTCATCGGCAAACAGAAATCAACGGGGGCTACGGGATCGCCTTTTCGGCGGGAATCTTCGCCGCCATTGGCTTGGCGCGAGCTTGGAAATGCACATACTTATCTGG ATACGGTTTATCCATCGGACACGTTCGGTTGGCGACCGGCGcggcgtccgccattttgtgcGGCTCCTTCGCCGTTCTGGATTCCTACACGTTCTATCTGACG ACGAGACGCAGAAGAAGGTACTTGATCAGACAGGACTTGGACGGAGCGAGGACCGTTTACAGGCACTCCGGGGCGCCATTCATCAGCAGAATCACCTTCCACTGGGTGATCAATCTGTTGTCCAAGGGATACGCCGCTCCTTTGGAGTCCCAGGACCTCGGGGAACTGCCCGTCGAAGAGTCCGCTGCGCGACAGTTCGAGAAGTTCAGAAGGGTTTACGATCAGGAGAgg GGCAAAGCGAGATTGTCCCTTTGGCGATGTTTCTGGAAACGAGTATGGCTCCCGTTCGCTGTCGGGGGCTTGCTGAAACTGCTGGGAGACGCGACCACCCTTGTCGGTCCGATGACCATTTCGAAAATCTTGGATTACGTGTCTGCGTCTCAAAACGGAACTGTTCATCGATATCATCGG AGCGCCATGACGTTCTCCGAGGTTCTCCAAAATGGCTACTTCCTCGCTCTGCTCGTGTTCGTGTTCGCGTTGCTGCAGAGCACTCTGAGCCAGGCCTCCACTCACGTGCTCTGCGTCGAAGGAATTCGTTTGAAAACTTCCCTTCAG GCGTTGTTGTACGACAAAGCGTTGCGCCTTTGCTCGTGGAGCATAGACGACGACTGCGAGAAAGACGGTGAGCAACAGAAGAGTCAACAGACCGCTGACATGGGGACCCTAACGAACCTCGTCTCCGAGGATGCTTATAATCTAATGAGTTTCTTCTGGATTGGGCATTACACTTGGGCCATACCGTTGAAG ATCACTGTCATCGTGTTCCTTCTCTACACGAAGCTAGGCATCAGTGCCATCATCGGCGCGCTTTGTTGCATTCTACTGGTTACCCCTATGCAATTGCTTCTTGGGAAGAAAATGTCGGAGAACTACAAGTCCATTACA AATAGAAGCGATGCGAGGCTTCGTCTGGTCAACGAGGTGCTCCAGGGGATGAAGCTGGTGAAACTCCGAGCCTGGGAGGACATTTTCGAGAAGAAGATCAGAGGGACGAGGAACGAGGAGCTGAAGATGCTGGACAAAGACTCCTTCTATTGGACTCTCATCA ATTTTCTCTCGCATGCTTCTTCGGTCCTCACCACGCTCTTCACGTTCGGAGCCTATTATTGGTTGGAGGATCGTAGTCTGGAAGCTGGCAACGTTTTCGCGAGTTTGGCCCTGTTCTCGCAGCTCACCGTGCCTCTTCTGATCTTTCCTGTGATGATGCCTATCATCATCAATGCTATG GTGTCTACAACCAGAATGGAAGATTTCCTTCAGCTCCCAGAAATGGTGAACGTCCTGCCGGATCCCAGCGACGGCAGGTCCGACAACATCGACAACACGTCCTCGCGGACCAATTCCATGGACGAAAACACT GCAGCATCGACGAAGGTGCACAGCGCAGCGACCTTCGGATCGTTAGACAACatcgaggaggacgaggaggacggACAGTCCTGTGGTTTCAGGGAATACAACCCCGATATCGGCTCCTCTACGGACACAGTGTTCGAGAAAGATCCTGTGATTCCGGTACTCCGAATGGAGTCCTGCGTGTTCTCCTGGGGCTCCGAAGAAGGACAGCTGTCGATCCGGGAGCTCAGCTTTCCTAGCG GTCAACTGACGATGATCGTTGGAAAGACGGGAAGTGGAAAGACCTCTCTGTTGTTAGGGATGTTAGGCGAGATCCAGAGAACCTCGGGAACCGTCGAATGGATCAA TAGGGGATCGAGGATAACGTATGTAGCTCAGAGACCCTGGCTACTAAACGCTACCTTAAGGGACAACGTCCTTTTCGGCTCGGCTTACAAGCCGAGGAGGTATCGAAGCGTGTTGAAGGCTTGCGCGTTGTTGCCGGATGTCGAGATACTTCCTGGCCACGACTTCACGCGGATCGGCGAGAAGGGGATCAATTTGAGCGGAGGTCAAAAGCAGAGGGTTGCTATAGCTAGAGCGATTTACAGTGACGCGGACGTTGTTATCATG GATGATCCTCTGTCCGCGTTGGATCACCAGGTTGGCCAGCAGATCTTCGATCAGGGAATCCGGAAGCTTCTTCTAAGAAGCGGGCGCACTGTGATCATGGTCACTCATCGGTTAGAATTGTTGTCCACTGCTCATCAA GTGATCGTGATGGACGACTGTCAAGTCAGAGCTACAGGCACGAAGGCTACCATCGAGAATTCGTATCCGGGCATTGCTAGTGAATGGAGGGAAGCTGCGACGAGACACCACGACGAACGTCGACCTCACAGACCTGCCAAGGACTGGTGGTCCCTGCTTAGACTGGTTTCTAGAATCGGCATCAACGTGAGGAGCAAACAAGCCACTGATGGCTCGTGGATCACTGAACAGGGAGCTCACGTA AATCCACCGGTTTTCGTGCCGCTCAGAATGCAGAGAACCACCCTTTCCGGGTCGAGATACCTGGCCCCCGACCTCACGGACCTCCCAGTGTCCACGGAGGAGTGGAACGTCGCGAAAAAGCAATCGAAGTCCCATCGAAACGCCGCTAGGTCGAGCAGTCTACAGCCGCAAAGGCGACCACCGCCCGTCCTCCGTCAAAGTAGCACTCCAACGATGCTCGAGAGCGGAAACATTATACCTAG GAAGAGGAACAACACGTTCGTTGGGGAACAGACAAGTGGTGTATTCAGGCAGATATTCTCTGGCAG AATTGTCAGTCCACACCCTGACGAAATGAACAGAGACAAGAGCGTTCTCCGTAGGTTGATGCCGTCCAATTCTAGCAAACAGATGCAGTACAACATCAAAAG ATCCAATCGAATACAAGAGGACAATCACCTCCCAGTGGAAAGATTAATATCAGTGGAATCCAAGGGAACCGCGGATACCAGTGACACCGAAGAAA AGTGCTACGATGTAGAGGACCACGATGAATCCCTTTACGAAGACAATAGCGGAATGGTCACTAGAATGATTTGCATGGATTACTCGAAAGCTGGGGGATGGATACCTGGCCTGATTTACGTGGGCATGGCAATTCTCTGTCAGATCGTCCGCGTGTACACGGACCTCTGGCTCAGCCGATGGACGGACCAGGAAAGGGACACTTGGACTCGTGGAGAGCAAAACATG ACGTGGTTCTACTTCAGGGTCTACCTGATCCTCTCCGCAGCCTCCATACTTCTCTCTTTCGCGTGCAATGCAGTTGGACAATGGACAGGAGCTAGAGCGAGAAGAAAACTCCACGAAGAAGCGATCTGCAGGCTTCTAAGAGTACCTCTGTCGTTTTTCGAGTGCAATCCCGTGGGGAAAATTTTGAACAGATTCAGCGCTGACATAGGTGTCATCGATAAG AAAATATCCACGTCGATCCAAAGGCTGACCTTCTTCGTTCTGCTGTGCGGTTCGGCGATGACAGTGAACGTGATCATTTCGCCGTGGTTTCTCGTCGCTGCTCTGCCAACTTGCGCCGTCTACTATCTCGTCCAAAGGTTCTACAGGCGAAGCGCGAGGCATCTGCAGCGTCTGGACGGCAG TACTCGTTGGCCAATCGCGACTCACTTCTCGGAAACCCTGAGCGGCCTCGCCACGTTGAGAGCATCGAAGCAAGAGAATCGATTCATGGCCCAGGCTACGAAGTGCTTGGACACCAACACGAACGCTTTTCTGCTGTTGAACGCGAGCAGTCGGTGGTTGGGGATCGCTTTA GATTATTTGGGCGCCATTATAGTGGTCACGGCAACGTTCGCCGCGTTAATATCCGCAGAGCTCTATCCAAACCGGGTGACACCTGCTCTAGTCGGTCTGGCGATTAATTACACTCTCCTGGTGCCAATTTATTTGAACTGGGTGGTGAAATTCACCGCGGAGATCGAGATGTACATGGGCAGCGTTGCCAGGATATCCGCTTACAGTCACGCAGACATTGAGAATTATCAAGAGGAAG GATTCCAAGTGCCCGAAGACTGGCCAAGCAAAGGCGAAATCGTCTTCGATAACGTTTCATTGATGTATTACTCGCAAAGAGAACCGGTGATTACTAATTTGACTTTAAAGATTCCTGCAGGCCAAAAG ATCGGCGTTTGCGGGAGAACCGGAAGCGGCAAGTCCTCCACAATGATGTCCCTCTTTCGATTAGTGGAAATCATTGAAGGTACAGTTTTGATCGACGGAGTGGACATTCGCCAGGTGCCTTTGAGGCTGCTCCGCTCACGACTTTCAGCGATTCCTCAGGATGTGATCATGTTCGGTGGTACCATTCG GGAGAACTTGGATCCACTTTCCGAGCACGAGGACCAAGAACTTTGGACCGCGTTGGAGGTGGCGCAGATTAAGGACACGGTAGCTGCACACCCTGAAGGACTCA GCTTCGAGGTGCGAGAAGGTGGGGAAAATTTCTCTTCGGGGCAGCTGCAGTTGCTCTGCATGGCCCGCGCGATGCTCCGGAAGTCCTCGATCGTCGTTCTCGACGAGGCGACCAGCGCGCTCGACGCGGCCACCGAGAAGTCACTGCTGAAAACGGTTTCGACCGCTTTCGAGAACCGAACGGTGATCGTTATCGCG CACCGGGCGGCCGCTCTGCTCGATTGCGACCGAATAATCGTCTTCCACGAGGGGAGGATCGTCGAAGAAGGCTCGCCAATGGAACTGTCGAGGCAACGAGACGGATTCTTCGCGAATATGCTGAAATCCAGCAAACGCAAAGAAGAAGAAAGCACTCGCTAA